The Peptostreptococcaceae bacterium genome has a window encoding:
- a CDS encoding LysO family transporter, whose product MTQVLFFLIIGILIGSIANLSKKTVLLNSKLQFVGLVFLLFFMGASIGMNKSLLSNLKTIGIDSFIYAISTIFFSTLFVYIATKRFFERS is encoded by the coding sequence TTGACCCAGGTTCTATTTTTTTTAATTATTGGCATACTTATAGGCTCAATAGCAAATCTAAGCAAAAAAACAGTCCTGTTGAATTCAAAACTGCAATTCGTAGGACTGGTGTTTCTTTTATTCTTTATGGGTGCTTCGATAGGAATGAACAAAAGCCTTTTGTCCAATTTAAAAACCATCGGCATAGACTCCTTCATATATGCAATAAGCACAATATTTTTCAGCACTCTTTTTGTCTATATCGCTACAAAGAGATTTTTTGAAAGGAGTTAA
- a CDS encoding lysine exporter LysO family protein, giving the protein MSLAIVISVCSGIFFGFVFLPMEMKPLIEHASGYALNFLILTVGIELGYNRSVFHRLRVLGPKVLLIPFSIVLGSLTGGILAAFILHREIGISLSIASGFGWYSLSGILLTRLVNAEVGAIAFLCNVFRELMAVLIIPVIAKHLNFLTSIAPAGATSMDSTLPIISKSTDSETSLIAFINGFTLSALVPFLVPFFLNF; this is encoded by the coding sequence ATGTCGCTTGCCATTGTCATATCAGTATGTTCCGGCATTTTCTTCGGATTTGTTTTTCTTCCAATGGAGATGAAGCCGTTAATTGAGCATGCCTCCGGTTATGCATTAAACTTTCTTATTCTTACAGTAGGAATCGAATTGGGATACAATCGCAGTGTTTTTCATCGATTAAGGGTTTTGGGTCCAAAGGTATTATTGATACCTTTTTCAATCGTTCTCGGAAGTCTGACAGGAGGTATCCTGGCCGCATTCATACTTCATCGTGAAATCGGAATAAGTCTCTCTATTGCCTCCGGATTCGGTTGGTACAGCCTATCTGGAATCCTTTTGACACGATTGGTAAACGCCGAGGTCGGCGCAATTGCTTTTCTATGTAATGTTTTCAGGGAATTGATGGCAGTATTGATTATTCCAGTGATTGCCAAACACCTCAACTTTCTTACGAGCATAGCCCCGGCAGGCGCAACCAGCATGGATTCTACACTTCCTATTATATCTAAATCCACTGATAGCGAAACATCATTGATTGCCTTTATAAATGGATTTACCCTTTCTGCGCTTGTTCCTTTTCTTGTTCCATTTTTCTTGAATTTCTAA